A stretch of DNA from candidate division WOR-3 bacterium:
ACTTTTAGATATATCAAGGGATTTTTGAGTTAGTTCCAGTGATTTCTTTGAAAATTCAAAAGATTTTATCGCAGACTCAAATTCCTTTTTAGCAGAAATTATATCCTCTTCTATTTTTTTCTCTGTGAAATCAAGAAGATATTCAAGAGCTTTTTTATCAGCTTCCCTCTTTCTTATCTCATCAAGCCTTTTACTGAAATCAAATAAAGGAAAAGAAACATAAAGATTATACTGGAAATATCCGCCCCATTCATCCTTAAAAAATCCGTAAGGCTTGCCATAAATATAATTAATACTACCAAATATTTTAGGCATAAAATTTGAATAAGCTGATTTTTTGTTATAATCAAGCATTTCAATATTTTTACTCAGAATCATAAAATCAAGCCTTGAGGGACTCTTTTCTTCAAAAATTGTATCAGGAACTAAACTGTCAACAAGAATAACTTCATCTTTTGTATCAATATTACAAAATGTTTTAAGGGAGGAAATAACCCTAATATAGAATTTTTCAAAATCTGATAAGGTGGATTCAAGTTGCTTTTTCTCTGCTTCACTTCTTAAATAATCAAGTTCAATTGTAAATCCTGCCTCATATCTTTTTTTTGCTACCTTAATATGCTCATCAAGAATTTCAATAATTTTTTTATATTTATTCAAAGCATATTTTAAAAATAAACCCTGATTGTAAAGCATTCTAACAAGAAATTCCACCTCTTTTTCCTTCAGTTCCTTTTCCTTTAACTTGGAGTCCCTTAATGAATTCATCATCTTAAGCATATACAATCTTTGAAAACCCGAAAAAATTAAATATTCAAGAGTAACATTTAAAATTCTCCTTTCTGCTTTTCCAAAAGTTATCTCTACAGGCTGATAAATAGGCTGTAAAGTAACTGGATCTATCCCAACAAGAACATACTGTGTTATTTTATCTACAAATGTTGAATGAGTATAGGTAAATGAAGAGTTTAATTCCGGAAGAAAGGACTTTATAACCTGATTTCTGCTATAGTTTACAGAATTAATTTCCTCAATTTTTGATTTTATAAGGGGATTAGAAAGCGCTTTTTTTACTGCTTCTTCTTCAGTTAAATATACCTGAGAAATTAAAAAAATTAATTTTAACATTTTATCCTCCTTCTTTTATATCAAGAATTTTTTTTATATAATTCCATGCCTTTTCAAAGGATAACCTTTTACCAAAAAAATCTTCTGCCATTGAGGCAGCTCTTATAATTCCAAGAAT
This window harbors:
- a CDS encoding TolC family protein, translating into MLKLIFLISQVYLTEEEAVKKALSNPLIKSKIEEINSVNYSRNQVIKSFLPELNSSFTYTHSTFVDKITQYVLVGIDPVTLQPIYQPVEITFGKAERRILNVTLEYLIFSGFQRLYMLKMMNSLRDSKLKEKELKEKEVEFLVRMLYNQGLFLKYALNKYKKIIEILDEHIKVAKKRYEAGFTIELDYLRSEAEKKQLESTLSDFEKFYIRVISSLKTFCNIDTKDEVILVDSLVPDTIFEEKSPSRLDFMILSKNIEMLDYNKKSAYSNFMPKIFGSINYIYGKPYGFFKDEWGGYFQYNLYVSFPLFDFSKRLDEIRKREADKKALEYLLDFTEKKIEEDIISAKKEFESAIKSFEFSKKSLELTQKSLDISKSQYEKGFISNTDFLDALRKYLEVQVMYLNSLFKLKEAKIKYESTLYGVNFDFGKGGE